In Bacillota bacterium, the following are encoded in one genomic region:
- the mqnC gene encoding dehypoxanthine futalosine cyclase — protein sequence MTHTEEIIEQTLEGHRLSEDEALYLFAEGDLLDLGRAANEIANRLHPENIATFIIDRNINYTNVCVSRCKFCAFYRERFHPEAYLLTQKEIFEKIEETLALGGTQIMLQGGLHPDLDLEYFEELLASIKSRYQIEIHSFSPPEIFHLADQSNLPIRKVLQRLQAAGLDSLPGGGAEILVDGVRQVISPHKITANQWLEVMETAHQLGMSTTATMMLGSVETPADRIAHLSKLRALQDRTGGFRAFIPWTFQPGHTELGGQHTSSIDYLRTLAIARLFLDNFPHIQGSWVTQGPRIGQLTLLFGGDDLGSIMIEENVVRSTGVSYKISKEEMIRLIRATGKIPAQRDTRYQIIQVFDQEVE from the coding sequence ATGACACACACTGAAGAAATTATCGAGCAGACGTTGGAAGGACACCGGTTAAGTGAAGATGAAGCGCTATATCTTTTTGCGGAAGGCGACCTGCTCGACCTTGGCCGGGCGGCCAATGAAATAGCAAACCGTCTGCATCCCGAAAATATCGCGACCTTTATCATTGATCGCAACATTAACTATACCAATGTTTGTGTGAGCCGGTGCAAGTTCTGTGCCTTTTATCGAGAACGCTTTCACCCTGAGGCTTATTTGTTGACGCAAAAAGAAATCTTTGAGAAAATTGAAGAAACACTGGCCCTTGGCGGAACACAGATTATGCTCCAGGGCGGGTTGCACCCGGACCTGGACCTGGAATATTTTGAAGAGCTTTTAGCCAGCATCAAATCCCGCTACCAGATCGAGATCCATTCTTTCTCGCCGCCGGAAATTTTTCATCTGGCTGATCAATCTAACTTGCCTATCCGTAAAGTGCTGCAGCGGCTCCAGGCCGCGGGGCTAGATTCACTGCCAGGCGGCGGGGCAGAAATTCTCGTTGATGGGGTGCGTCAGGTAATAAGTCCTCACAAGATTACTGCCAATCAGTGGTTGGAGGTAATGGAAACGGCGCACCAGTTAGGGATGTCCACCACGGCCACGATGATGCTGGGGTCAGTGGAAACTCCTGCCGACCGAATCGCTCACCTGAGCAAGCTGCGGGCTTTACAAGACCGTACCGGTGGTTTTCGGGCATTTATTCCGTGGACTTTTCAACCAGGCCATACAGAGCTAGGTGGTCAACACACCTCCAGTATAGACTATTTGCGGACACTGGCCATCGCCCGTCTGTTCCTGGACAATTTTCCTCACATCCAGGGCTCGTGGGTCACTCAAGGACCCAGGATTGGTCAGTTGACTCTTTTGTTTGGGGGTGATGATCTGGGCAGTATCATGATTGAAGAGAACGTGGTGCGCTCCACCGGCGTCTCCTATAAAATATCTAAGGAAGAAATGATTCGGCTGATCCGGGCTACGGGAAAAATTCCGGCCCAGCGTGATACCCGCTACCAGATCATCCAGGTTTTCGACCAGGAGGTTGAGTAA
- a CDS encoding MTAP family purine nucleoside phosphorylase — MLLPSRQIPKVNLGLIGGSGTYSLRLTETTAEDQIEILGEQLVYDTPYGQSPPFQWFRLKNKPERMVLTCRMHGWRAGVTRAQASQQVFWVFREAGVKKVLAEGGVGAANHLLKPRDLVIPHDYIDFSLRRDVGLEGHYLLVMRQALCPSLRETLVRVAEVNPLKRVFDRGIYVVTDGRHFESPAEVNVIRQWQGDIIGQSLCPEVYLAREIGACYAGLYVVVNYAEGVVRDWEHQELRDIFYEDAPKIWQIILKALEEISLDQDCGCADLRKPTLLKDTYLI; from the coding sequence ATTTTGCTCCCGTCTAGACAAATACCAAAGGTCAACCTGGGCCTGATCGGCGGTTCTGGTACCTACTCATTAAGGCTGACCGAAACGACGGCAGAAGATCAGATCGAAATTTTGGGCGAGCAACTGGTCTATGACACACCGTACGGGCAAAGTCCACCTTTTCAATGGTTTCGCTTGAAAAATAAGCCGGAGCGGATGGTGCTGACCTGCCGGATGCATGGCTGGCGTGCGGGAGTAACGCGTGCACAGGCTTCACAGCAGGTCTTCTGGGTTTTTCGCGAGGCTGGCGTAAAAAAAGTCCTTGCGGAAGGTGGAGTAGGGGCTGCCAATCACCTCTTGAAGCCACGGGACCTGGTTATTCCCCACGACTATATCGATTTTTCCCTCCGGCGCGATGTCGGACTGGAGGGTCATTACCTGCTGGTCATGCGACAGGCTCTCTGCCCGTCTTTACGTGAAACTCTGGTTCGTGTGGCTGAGGTCAATCCCCTTAAAAGAGTCTTTGATCGCGGTATCTATGTGGTGACTGATGGACGACACTTTGAAAGCCCGGCCGAAGTCAATGTTATTCGCCAGTGGCAGGGAGATATTATTGGTCAGAGCCTTTGTCCCGAAGTCTATCTCGCCCGGGAGATCGGTGCTTGTTACGCTGGCCTTTACGTGGTGGTTAATTACGCTGAGGGCGTGGTACGGGACTGGGAGCACCAGGAACTGAGAGACATCTTTTACGAAGATGCCCCGAAAATTTGGCAAATCATCCTGAAGGCTTTGGAAGAAATCAGTCTCGACCAGGATTGCGGCTGTGCCGACCTGCGCAAGCCAACGCTGCTGAAAGATACATATTTGATCTAA
- a CDS encoding menaquinone biosynthesis protein: protein MRPRVGHIQFLNSLPLYYGLVKNDVLLDVDLVKGTPTELNRYLLEGSLDISSISSIEYARHHEELILMPNISVSADGEVKSIYLFSKVPIEQLDGQPVALTSTSATSQALLQIIMRDKYGIKPRYFVSPPELGSMLLEAEAALLIGDHAMRAAYQLKERLFVYDLGLEWKTLTGLGMVFAVWAIRKEFATAQPDLAREVYHAFFKSMDYSLRNITAVAENAARWEPFAMEYLCDYFQTLRFSFGPNLQAGLLEYYRRAQTLGILKTVPEIKFLEV from the coding sequence ATGCGTCCCCGTGTAGGTCATATTCAATTTCTTAATTCTTTGCCTCTGTATTACGGGCTGGTTAAAAACGACGTTCTACTTGATGTCGACCTGGTAAAAGGGACCCCGACTGAACTAAATCGTTACTTGCTAGAAGGTTCACTTGATATCAGCTCGATTTCTTCAATTGAATACGCCCGGCACCACGAGGAGCTAATTTTGATGCCAAACATTTCAGTAAGTGCTGACGGTGAAGTCAAAAGCATATACCTTTTCAGTAAAGTGCCCATCGAACAACTTGACGGGCAGCCCGTGGCCTTAACCAGCACTTCGGCTACTAGTCAAGCATTACTACAGATTATCATGCGTGATAAGTATGGAATTAAACCCCGTTATTTTGTCAGTCCACCCGAACTTGGTTCCATGCTGTTAGAGGCTGAAGCCGCACTATTGATTGGGGATCATGCGATGCGTGCCGCCTATCAGCTTAAGGAACGGCTTTTTGTGTATGATCTTGGTCTAGAGTGGAAAACTTTAACGGGACTAGGTATGGTTTTCGCGGTTTGGGCGATTAGAAAAGAATTTGCCACTGCTCAGCCAGACCTGGCCAGAGAAGTCTATCATGCTTTCTTTAAGTCAATGGACTACAGCTTGCGCAATATTACTGCGGTTGCCGAGAATGCAGCCCGTTGGGAACCGTTTGCAATGGAATATCTATGCGATTATTTTCAGACCCTGCGATTTTCTTTCGGCCCCAATCTCCAGGCTGGTTTGTTAGAATACTACCGGCGAGCGCAAACCCTTGGTATTCTGAAGACCGTGCCTGAAATCAAGTTTCTGGAGGTCTAG